One Legionella lytica genomic window, TCTTTTAAACGTTTTAACGAATGCTTCAGCCATACCAGGGATTTATTATTTAACCCGCATCAAGATCAAACGATTCAACGAATTCACGAAGAAGACGCTGAGCATATTTATGTGATTCAAGACAGTACATTTTACAATTATACGAATCACAGTGCCAAAATAGATATGGGTGTTATTGGTAAACAAGGACGATTCACCCAATTAGGCTTGCTTCAGCATACGGCACTTTGTATATCACAAGATGAAAAGCCGCTGGGCATCATAGCACTTGATTTTATCGGTTACGATGCCAAAGGTAATCATATTCTTGCTAAAGAAAAATTGTCTTCATTTTGGATCAAGAAACTCTAAACAATCCAAGCAAAAACCTCCGTACTCTGAATTTGAGACTACATTGCTTGAAGAACATGCTAAGTTTTTACATGTTAAATTGGATGAGTAAAATTCATTTTTGCAGTCAATAAAACGGGGAGTTTCGTAACCACCCTACCTTTCTCCATAAGGCATCCAAAAATCAATACTAATAAAGTGAAGTAATATTGTTAAGTTTTCTTAATTAAATTGCTATACGATTTATCGAGATTATTAACAGAGGTTAATGATGTCAGAGAGCGCCATCAGTCACCACCATCTCTAATTGAATCTAAATATGGGCGTGGTTATATTTTGTTCGCTATAATTATAGGTACAGACATGGAGGTTGATATGGCTTTTTTCAAAAAACAAAATTTTAATTTTGATACCTTAGACTCTTTAGATGAAATCAAAGGAAAGCACTTTTATTTAACAGGTAATTTTATACAAAAAACTAAACAAGAGTTTGCAGAAGAGATCATCGGCCTTGGAAGAAATTGTCAAGACTTAACAAAAAGGCCTGTGGTAAAACCCAAAGACAAAGATTATCTAATTATAGGGGGTAATGCTTATCACGATCCGAGTCATGGTAATAATTACAAAAAAGTAAAATCCTGGAATGAAAATAATCCTGATAAAACAATCCCTATTATTCACCAATTACATTGCGAAGAGTTGCTTGAGAAATACAGAGAGCTGAATCTTACCAGCCCACCAACGAATTAATATACATGTCTACTAATTTATAACATCGTGCAGGTAAAAAATTCCTGAAAATGAATTTTATAAGAACACGCATTTATATCCATGCGTATCGGATTATTAAAATCGACTTAGTAGACAAAGAGGGTAATAAATAAGCTATAAAAGAATCCAGCAGAACAAAACTTTGAACCCTGGGGTTTAGGTGGGGGGCAAACGTGTCAGTTCAGGCTTCCCACGATTAACGTGATATAGCACAACACCGACAACAGAACGCGCTCCATAAAAAGCTTATCGGTTCAAACATTTTGTACTGCTGGCTTATAGTAAGTATAGCACTGGAATTGAATACTACTAAATTTATACCTTTTTTATCAGCAAATCACATGGAATCCTAGAGGATAGAATCAATATTGCTATTTGCATGGAGGAGCTCAAAGATAGTGGATTGAAGATAATACGTGTAGGTTCATGGAAATATTATAAACAATCGTTAGAGTACACTCTATTGATTGTTTATAATATTTCTATGGAGAAAAACGCAAGCATCGATCTGCTCTCTTTATGTTCACCCATAGGAATAGCAATATCTTTTTGGTCCGTAGGATTTCAAACGCTTAGTTGATAAAAATAGTTATAAAATTTATTATTCTTCAATTCCAGTGCTATACTTACTATAAGCCAGCAGTACAAAATGTTTGAACCGATAAGCTTTTTATGGAGCGCGTTCTGTTGTCGGTGTTGTGCTATATCACGTTAATCGTGGGAAGCCTGAACTGACACGTTTGCCCCCCACTTAAACCCCAGGGTTCAAAGTTTTGTTCTGCTGTTAACTTGCCATTGCCTCGAAATTAAAAGAGATGACACAGTTATTTAAACACTACCTGGCAATTAAGCCATTACATATTCCAGAAACTTTAATTTCAATTCTTATTGGTGTCTTTGTAATATTTGGGACTTATTATTTCATTAAAAAAGTGTTTTATGCTTTAAATAAACAAGACGATAAATAATTTTATAGAATTTTTTTGTGGCTGGAAGATAAAACTATCGTTGAATACCATAATCAGACCTTGTAGAGTAATTATTGACCTCCGGCCGGGATCTTTGTAAAAAAGAGTCATGTCCATACAGAGACACAGTAATTAACTGAATCAAAAGATTTTTTACCTATAATAGATGACCCTTGATAATATTAACCCAAATAGAAATGGTTGGCTTTGATATAAAATATTAAAAAAAATGGTATATCTGCGGTATAGAGTAAATAATTTGATTAATATTTAATCATGACCCTTTTTTACAAAGATCCCGGCCGGAGGTCCTCAGTGAGTAAACCGCAAAAACTGAAACTTACAAGTTGATTTATTTTTTTAAGGAGATGATTGGAAGGAATAATTTTTGCTAAAATTTGAATTATCTACTCTAAAAAATTGACCTTGCATAAATAAATATAACACACTGAAAATAAAAGGATTAGATCATTATCTACAGTGTGTGTAAAGGTAGCTCATTACTAGAAATTTTAATTTAATAATGAGTCGATTTCTTCTGGAGTAGGTCTTGTTTTACCCCAATATATGTATATTAAACGGCCGGAAGCTCCAGAATGCCCAGGAACTTGATCGCTAGCCTCTGCTTCCACTATAGCTTCATGATGATTTTGATCTTTGTTAACCCAAAAACCATCTATACCAAATAAATCACCAGATTTAACCTGAGCTCCACGTTGTTGGTTAGGTTCGTTATTCATTTCCTTTCTCCTAAAACATGATCCATCTTTTTAAGTATAGGTGCTTGGATAATGCGGTATTATCGTACACATATGTATTTACACATATTTTTCAACAGGCCGGGGGGATTTCTTTGCTTCCCTATTCTATTTATCGATCAAACAAAAGGAAAAGATAAAAAAATGTAAGAAATACGGTTAATTATTCTAAGTTCTTATTGGACAATACTTATATTTAACTTGATGAATGGAAATAAATTCCCGCAAATATGCGCGGCAACCTAGCCAATCCTATAAGTCATTAACTTGTATTGACATATTAATGTCTTCTTCGTCCTCATTCCTTTTAGATCACATCTAACAAGCTTTTCACCTTTGTAGAAATTTTAACTTTATAATAGGTATTTCGATTTAATTTAAAGCTTTTACATTCTGGTGTGTTTTTAGGAAATTCTTCAATCGCACTTTGACCGGTGGATTCGCTTTTTATAAAGAAATGTGAATCACCATTATGCTGAAATATAAAGGTGGGAGGCTCTGTTGATTCTGTATAGTTAGATTGTTTTTGGATTTCCATATAATTTTCCTTATTTTTAGTTTGGCAAAAGTATACCACAGCGAATTTACAATAGGGTTTTACCGCATTCCAGCCCAAACTGGCAATAAACAAATTTTATTTCATAATCGTTTAGTTATTACTGCAAAAAGATGCTCAGGCAATATATCAATAGTGTACACTTTATTAATAGGTAGGAAATTATAAGCAAACGCCTCTCATATGACTTAAATTTGAACATTTGATAGATGACTATCAAAACCTATAGATTTAATTGATATGATCAACCATCAACTATACTTATACTTCTATACTACATCCCACATGTTATAAAATGAACAATACAGATCACAATAAACTTTTTGAACATTTAGAAAGTAAAGGTGTAGAGGAAGTAAGATTGGACCTTGCACAAGGGCGGTATGGGGAAAAAAAGCAACGCTTGTGGAAGATTAGTTAGAGCAAAAGGTGATTGCCTCTGATAACAACATCGCAACCGTGCCCTTGAAATTTCTGAAGCGGCAAACCAAATAGCAAAATCTAGCAATAAAATATCTATCGCCTCTTTTAGTAGTTTCATTCTCCGTATAAGCTAATCTTGTTACCAAGACCTGCTTATACGACTAAAACCAAATTAAGAGCAATAGTTTATCAGCTCTGATTATTACGATTAATCAGTTAAATTATTAATTAAATTGAGCCCTAGGATCCTTTATTTATCCATCTTGCTAAACTTAAGTTAAATAAGTTTATGAATGGATTTCATATGCATAACAACAGCGATGATACTCAAGCTGATTTAGAGCAGCACTTATCACAAATTAAAGAAATAAAATCTGAATTTATTAAAACTACCCGTTTTTCTCAAAGTTTAATTATAGTACTTAATAGCGGCGGAATCGTTGCTTTGGTAGATTTTTTTACTAATATTAATTCCCCACCTCCAATTTTTATCAAATTTGCATCTATCTTCTTTGTTTTAGGCACTATCTTCGGTATTTTTACACTATTCGGTGATTTTATAAGCGGATATTTCCTTTATAGTAACCTCTTAAAAATTAGAACAAAGGAATTATTAATTAAGTATTATTGTGATAAAGAACAAGAAAAGATATTGAATAATATGCGTAGTGGGCTATCCACTTTGATTATATTGGGAATTATGAGTCCTATATTATGGCTTTTAGGCGTTGCTTGTATTTTTGCATATATATTAAATATGCAATGCGCTATAGCTATGCTCTTTTTATTTATACTACTTATAGTAGGATTGGGTTGCTTTTTATTCTACAGACTGAAATCAAAGTTTGAATGGGATTGTCTCTCGTGACCTGGACAACACCATAGCAGTGGCCCCGTTGTAAAAAAATTGAATTGATAATCGTTAAATAGAATTAGTAAAGAAACAGGGTCGTCATTATTCTACGGCAATCTCGCCTAATTTTTCCCAAACATATTCCTAGAGTCTGGTAGAAATTTTTATTTCATGCACGATAATTGCCTATTATTAGTTGTTAATGGAATTAAGCTCGAGAGTAAAAATTGCTCTCTTTTAAAAGCAAGCCTAAAAAACTCCTTATGATGCCCTATAATATCTATAATATAATTAATAATAATATATACTTAGATTCTGCTTCACCCTCGTAGAATTTTCTTGACTTTACGTTATAGATACTTTTTGTACTTACTTAAACTAAGGCCCAAAAATGGAAAATTTAGATGTATTTAAAGAATTAATAACTGCAACAATTAGTCCATTTAATGCACAGATTATAAAAGCGGTTTTTAATTACGACATAAAATACGACCTCTATCAATGCAAACTTTACTTATCAGATGCTAGATTTTTTATTATTGAAATGCATCATCGGTCATTCCGTGATTATAGAGATACTAATGATTCAAAGTCGAAAATGGATTTTTTGGGTGAGTCCCAAAAAAATATTAAACGCTACTTAGAAAATGAACAATTTCATACTCCATTACGCATAACTTTTGGTACTATTAACTAAAATTTTGCTGGAAGTTTCATTCAAAATTACATTTACCTCCTAAAAAGATCTAATATATTGATAAAGTGTCTCTCTACTAATACCTAACTCACGAGCAAGAACGGCTTTTTTCTCGCCTCGCTCAATCCGCTCTCTTATCATATTAATTTGCTCATCATTTAAAATTTTTTTCCGGCCAGGATAAGCCCCCCTTTTTTTTGCTAGTTCGATTCCTTCCCGCTGTCTTTCTTTTAAAAGTGATCTCTCAAACTCCGCAAAAGCCCCCATTATAGAAAGCATCAAGGTTGCCATAGGAGAATTTTCATTAGTAAAAATTAAATTTTCTTTGAAGAATTTAATACAAATATCCCTTTTCGTAACTTCATTAACTAAATTTCTTAAGTCAACCAAATTGCGAGCGAGCCTATCCATGCTATGGACAACGATAGTATCTCCATCTCGAACATAATTTAATAATGCCTTCAGCTGGGGACGCTGAACATCTTTTCCAGATGCTTTATCGATAAAAACTTTATCTAACTTTATGCCCTCTAATTGGCGTTCAGTATTTTGATCAAAACTACTTACGCGAATATATCCAATATTTTTTCCAGCCATAGTTTTAATTACCTAATAGTGTCAGGTTAAATTCTATAACCTTGACCATGAAGTGTCAATGTTTTTAAAAAGTATATTTTCCTGACACCATTTTTCAACACACCCCTGACGTCCATTTAGGGTATACTTTAACCTGACAGTTAATTTAGTAAGAAAAAATTTTAGCAATCTATAATCCAGCTAAACTACAATTAAATCAAAGAGGACTTTGTCCACAACACTCTCAATTAACAAGGATTGAGATACAGTGAATAATTTCTATTGAGTTTCAAAATTCTTTTAAATGATGGACCGAGCTCGTTCATGAGGATTCTATTAAAAATAGCTCTAACATTTCTAATGAATCAATAATTTCCGTTTTTGATAAGCAAGGAATATCTTTTTTGAGTCTTGCTTTCACTTGGTTTGATGCGCAAGGGTTACCTTGATCAGTAACAAAGTAATCTACAAATGG contains:
- a CDS encoding BRCT domain-containing protein; protein product: MAFFKKQNFNFDTLDSLDEIKGKHFYLTGNFIQKTKQEFAEEIIGLGRNCQDLTKRPVVKPKDKDYLIIGGNAYHDPSHGNNYKKVKSWNENNPDKTIPIIHQLHCEELLEKYRELNLTSPPTN
- a CDS encoding recombinase family protein; the encoded protein is MAGKNIGYIRVSSFDQNTERQLEGIKLDKVFIDKASGKDVQRPQLKALLNYVRDGDTIVVHSMDRLARNLVDLRNLVNEVTKRDICIKFFKENLIFTNENSPMATLMLSIMGAFAEFERSLLKERQREGIELAKKRGAYPGRKKILNDEQINMIRERIERGEKKAVLARELGISRETLYQYIRSF